CCCGTGCAGACCAGCACCGCCGCGCCCCTGCAAAGCAGCGACGCCAGGGTCGAGGCGGTGCGCGAGGCCGTCCTCGCCGCGCAGGTGGCGGGCAGCATCACCGCGCTGCAGGTGCATGCGGGCGCCTCCGTCAAGGCCGGGCAGGAGCTGCTGCGCATCGACGCGCGCATGGCCAGCCAGGGCGCGGCGGCCAGCAGCGCGCAGGTGGTCGCCGCGCAGGCCCAGGCCAGCGTGGCGGCCAGGGACTACGAGCGCCAGCAGCAGCTTTTTGCCAGGCACTACATCAGCCAGGCCGCGCTGGAGCAGGCGCGCGCCCGGTGGCAGGCCAGCCAGGCGCAGGTGAAGGCGCTGCAGGCGCAGGCGGCGGTGGCGGGCACGCAAACCGGCCTGCACGTGCTGCGCGCGCCGTTCGACGGCGTGGTGGCCAGCGTGCCGGTGACGCTGGGCGACATGGCGCTGCCGGGCAAGCCGCTGCTCACGCTGGTCGACCCCGGTGCCTTGCGCATCACCGCAGCGCTCAGCCAGGCGCAGACCGCCCGGCTGCGCGGCGCCCCGCAGGTGATGGTGGAGCTGCCCGGTGCGGGCACACCACCCACCACCATCGCCATGGCGCAGGTGCAAGTCCTGCCCACGGCCGACGCCCAAAGCCACACGAGCACGGTGCGCGTGCTGCTGCCCGCCGGTCTGGCTGGCGCGGTTCCGGGTGCGTTCGCACGGCTGTGGTTCGAGGGCGCGGGCGCGGCGGGCAACCCGACGCGCCTTTTCGTGCCTGCCGCCAGCGTGGTGCGCCGCGCCGAGATGAGCGGCGTCTACGTGCGCGCTGGCGACGGCAAGCCACGGCTGCGCCAGGTGCGGCTGGGCCCGGCGGCGGGCGAGCAGATCGAAGTCCTCAGCGGCCTGAGCGCCGGTGAGCAGGTGGCCACCGACCCCCAGGCGGCGGCTCGGGAGCGCTGAGATGGGCACGAACGCCAAGCACGCCCCGGGCCTGTCCGGCCGCGTCGCGCAGGCTTTCCAGAACGCGCAGATCACCCCGCTGCTGGCGCTGGTGGCGCTGCTGCTGGGCATCTTCGCGGTGCTGGTCACGCCGCGCGAGGAAGAGCCGCAGATCGACGTGACCATGGCCAACGTGATCGTGCCCTTCCCCGGCGCGCAGGTCGCCGAGGTCGAGGCGCTGATCGCCACGCCCGCCGAGCAGGTGCTCGCGCAGATGCAGGGCGTGGAGCATGTGACGAGCGTCTCGCAACCCGGCAGCGCCGTGCTGACGGTGCAGTTCAAGGTGGGCGTGGCGCGCACCGAGGCGCTGGTGCGCCTGCACGACGTGCTGCGCAGCAACGCCGACTGGCTGCCGCGCGGCCTGGGGGCGATGGAGCCCATCGTGCGCCCCAAGGGCATAGACGACGTGCCCATCGTCACCCTTGCCCTCTACAGCGAAGCGCCCGACGGCAACGCCTACGACCTGGAGCGCGTGGCGCACAGCGTGGAGGTGGAGCTCAAGCGCGTGCCCGGCACCCGCAGCGTCACCACCCTGGGCGGGCCCGGGCGTGTGGTGCTGGTGCAGCTGGACCCCGCGCGCATGGCGGGCAGCGGCATCACCGTAGACATGCTGCGCGGCGCGCTGCAGTCGGCCAACCAGGGCCTGCCGCTGGGCGAGCTGCTGACGGGCAACCAGGCGGTGGCCATCGAGGCCGGCCCGCAGCTGTCCCGCGCCGACGAAGTGGCCGACATCGTGGTGGGCACCCACGGCGGCAAACCGGTGTTCCTGAAAGACGTGGCCAGCGTGCGCGACGGCCCGCCGCCCGCCATGCACTATGTCTGGCACAGCATCGTGCGCGACGGCGTCGCAAGCGAATATCCGGCCGTGACCCTGGCCGTCACCAAGAAGGCGGGCGAGAACGCCATCGACGTGGCCCAGGCCGTGATGGCGCGCGTGCGGCAACTGAAGAACACCGTCATCCCCGCCGAGGTGCAGGTGGCCGAGACGCGCGACTACGGCGCGACGGCCAACGACAAGGCGCAAAAGCTGATCCAGAAGCTGGCCTTCGCCACGCTCTCGGTGGTGGCGCTGGTGTTCTTCGCGCTGGGCCGGCGCGAGTCGCTCATCGTCGGCGTGGCCGTGGGCCTGACGCTGGCGGCCACGCTGTTCGCCTCCTGGGCCTGGGGTTTCACGCTCAACCGCGTGTCGCTGTTCGCGCTGATCTTTTCCATCGGTATCCTGGTGGACGACGCCATCGTGGTGGTGGAAAACATCCACCGCCACCAGGCGCTGCACCCCGAGA
This portion of the Comamonas flocculans genome encodes:
- a CDS encoding efflux RND transporter periplasmic adaptor subunit: MDMFLRLERIALLAAALALAPASPAADAAALGWTPVQTSTAAPLQSSDARVEAVREAVLAAQVAGSITALQVHAGASVKAGQELLRIDARMASQGAAASSAQVVAAQAQASVAARDYERQQQLFARHYISQAALEQARARWQASQAQVKALQAQAAVAGTQTGLHVLRAPFDGVVASVPVTLGDMALPGKPLLTLVDPGALRITAALSQAQTARLRGAPQVMVELPGAGTPPTTIAMAQVQVLPTADAQSHTSTVRVLLPAGLAGAVPGAFARLWFEGAGAAGNPTRLFVPAASVVRRAEMSGVYVRAGDGKPRLRQVRLGPAAGEQIEVLSGLSAGEQVATDPQAAARER